A window of Fusarium falciforme chromosome 1, complete sequence genomic DNA:
TGTAGCCGTCCATAACAGCTTTCTGCCAGAAACACTCCTGACTCTGTGCGAGCAGCAGCTGGATCAGGGACTCGAGGGTATCGTGGTCCATATCCTCGGGAGGGTCGGACATTCGCAGCTCGGGTAGGATCTCGGTCTGCATGTGGGTGAGGACGCCTGCGGCCATGGAGAAGTAGTTGGCCGCAGATTTGAGGCCCTCAGTGTTTCCGCGGGGTGTATTGAGGGCGAGCTGGGAGTAGAGGGAGGCGAGGTTGTAGAGGATGTTCATGAGTTCGTACCTGAGGTTGTTGCGGACCATAGGACGTTCGGTGTTGTATCCAAGAGCAGGATACCACGAGAATTCTGCTCCAATCTACACTCTCATTAGTTGCGACCCATAGCCTCTATCATACCATGCTCACGTCTATCGGAAACTTGCCGCCAACCCAGACGAGCTGGGCAGCATACGtctgcagcttcttgatgccGCTAGGGTGCGGTTCTCGGACGTTGACTGCATCACGACGAAGCGTATCAATGACCTCAAGGTCATGCTTGAACATGTCCGGGTGCTGGTCAtatttggtgttgatgtacTGTCGTATCGTCGAAGCGAGAGAAAGGTGTGTCGACTTGCGAAAGGGGAGCGCAAGGATGTTGCTAAGCTGGTGTAAGTAGATACAGAAAGTCAATGACATCGAGTTACTCACGACGCCATGGCTATGTTTGAAACGCGGAGCTCGCGAGTTTCAGGAGCTCAGTAGCTTGGTTCAAGCAACTTCACCAAGGTCAGGCTCGACTTGTAAAGGCTGCGATGACTTCATTCAGCCCAAAAACATGGAGGCCGCCACGTTGGAGGGGCAATGACGAGGTGGGGTGTGGCTCATTTATGATGAGTAAGCCTGGAGGTCGCCCAAGTACCCTACAGACTTGATCACAACCAACATGTCAACTTCGAATAAAAGATTGATCCCAAAGAAAGGATTTGGATTGATTTTTGATAATATTGACAGTTAATCATATGTGCCTTGAATGGGTCTTAAAACATGCATGTGTCTACAATCATATCCGGAAGCTTATGTAGCTAGAATTCAGAGTCAATTTATTAAGTACTCAAGGAAAGACTTGTTAAGTCTCCAATTCCTTCAACGTGGTATCTCGTAACTCATACTCATCATAACTTTAGCGGTACTtcacatcaccaacaccaggGTGGCTGGTTCCATCATCCTTGTAGGCCGGCGGCTGTCCGCTTCCACTCGCCGCCTCGGTACCTAGAGCTCCGGACGCCACCGGAGCCGAGTGATCGGCGCCCGGGGCTCCGAATGTCGGGCTGGTCGGAGATGCTCCATCTTTGCtctgcttgaccttgagagATCCAACCTCGGCTCCCTTCAAAGTCTCGAGCAGATTGCGCGCTCCCGCAGGCCACATGCCGTTGGGTCCCTGACGGGGCACCTCgcccttgatgatcttgtcaaCAGACACTCGCTCACCAAAGAAGGCAGCGTTTGCATCCTTGCGCTCGACCACGACAGTACCGTCAACCTGGACACCAGCGTAGAATCCGCGCGACTTAACGTAGGAAAAGACAGGCTTGAAGGCGCTGGCGCTGAGGCTGCGGCGATGGCTCTTCTTATCCTTCTCAGGCTTCAAGTTCTGGTTGCTCTCAGCCGGTTCGGGAGGAGGCTGAGTCGATGGCTCTCcttccttgccctccttcGACTTTCGTCCTTCACGACCTTCCATGGCAGTGCCAAATTCAACAGCGCCTCCAGCTCCGTAAGGACCCGCGACGACGGCCAAGTCACTACCAAGGGCGACACGCGTGTTGGCAAAGGCGGCCAGTGCCTCTCGGCTGTTGATGACACAGACGCAGTCATAGATGTCGAGACCAACCAAGAAACCAGCTCCAACGGAGTGTACCTGAATACCCGAAGGAGGGCCCCAAGACCCATCAGGAAGACGGGCAATCAAGATACCAGAGCCGGTCGCACCAGAAAAGTTGAATCCAGCACGGAGCGTGGTGAAGATGGCAAGACCAACAGCCTTGGCAATAACCTTGGGTGGGATAGTGACAATGACACGGCTCTTGGGCTTCTGCTTGGTAGGATCGATGATGGAGTCGTTGGTCTCAGTGGCCTTGGGGTCGGTCGAGGTGGGCACCGGGCTTGCGCCGGGGTCGGCATAGACACCATTTTCTAAAAGATGTGAGCATGTATCATTGCAAGATCATGTGGACGACTTACTGCAGAAAGACTTCAAAATTGAAGCTGCCTTGTCACACTCCTTGTCAAGTGTCTCCGGGAGGAAGCTCTGACTGCCGAGCTTATGCGCCAAGCTATTGATaggagcagcagccttgatgccAAGCTGGCTAAAGCGCTCACTCCAACCATGCTTCTTGTGGTGCTCCTCGGGAGGCACAAAGGTCGATGTGTTGCCTGCTCCAACCTCGTGCTCCGGAATTGGCGcctcttggtgttgatgcgtAGGTTCGTTGGTGGGAGGAGGTGCAAACACGGGCTGGGCGGGGTTGTACTGCGGGATGTTGTAGTTCTGTTGAGCTGTCTGGGGGTTGGTAGGGTTCGCGTCGAGGGGGTTCGGGTGAGGTGCTGAtccctgttgctgctgcgcaGGAGGAggtccaggaggaggaggagggaaataTTGCTGCTGTTCACCTCCAGCAGCCTGTGGCGGAGGAGGGaactgctgctgttgctgatcTGCCGCTACAGGAGGAGGTGGAAAGTATGGCTGCTGCGAAGGCTCAGATCGACTTCCCTCCGTCTGCTGTCCCTCCGGAACAATCTTTGGCTTCTCATCCTTTGGAAGCTCAGCACCTCCTTGCTCATAAGCTGGAGGAGCGGCAGACTCGGTATGAGGTGGGGGACCGGGCGGAGGAGGGGGGAACTGCTGCTGTTCGTCCGCGAGAGGCAGCAGGCCAGAACCATACTGCTCGCCCGAAGGCTGATTCTGGGGGGCCTTTTCGGGGTTCGACATTAGATTTGAGGGTATTTTCGATTCctgttgttggagatggaggagcgaGGTTATGATCGTGGTCTGATGGCGGGGTAGCTCTGTCTTACAAGCGTACGAGCTGTGTTGGCAGTGCCTAAGTCTGGAAGAAGCAACACCAGAAAGATGCAGATTAGAAGCCTTTAATAGCTGTCAATTCTGAAAGAGGCCTCGTAATCTGGAGAACAAGTGGCGCGAAAGATAAAGTGAAACAGGTTCGTTCATCAGTCGCGACAGCTTGGCTGTTGATGTCATCAGTGTGGCTGACGTGCATGATTGCGACGATGAGCAGCTCAGGGTCCAGCACAGCCACATTCTTGGCGTTTGTGTACGAGGGAGCCAATCTTGGCCTCAACTGATTGAATGTTGTTGAGAACGATTTCTGGGGAAAATAATGAGGTGAATTGACTTGTTTACAGCTGACATCTGCTATACTATTGTGTTTCATCGTTTCTGTGCTGATATAATCATTCCCGATACAATCCCCGATGTCTCGGATCCCGAAGTCAGACGGGACATGGTCAGCCGAAGGGCTTAATACCCGAAGCGGCCTACAATATTAAACTTGGAACCTGCAAACTCGGCTTCACTCATAAACACCAATACTCCTCTGTAACTCAACAGCGAGATTAAACAATGACGCAAACACAGTCCAGGCTCAACGCCGAAGACACCCTCCACCTCCCCCGCGTCCTCTGTCTCCACGGCGGCGGTGTCAACGCCGAAGTCTTTGAGCTGCAGTGTCGAGCCATCATTTCCCGGCTAAGCACCTCCCTCCGCCTCGTCTTCATGCAAGCACCTTTCATCTCAGCACCTCACCCTCAAATCGTCAGCGTTTACGGTGACTACGGTCCTTTTCGGCGCTGGCTCCGCTGGCAACCCGACCACCCGGAGATTGAGCCCGAGGCCGCAGCGGGGGAGATCCGTTACCAGTGCCGACGGGCTATGGAGGATGACCCGGGGACGGGGGAGTGGGTCGGCGTGCTGGGCTTCTCTCAGGGCGCCAAGATTGCTGCCAGCTTATTGTGGACGCAGCAGCAGGTGACGGCAAAGTTCGGAGCGGCAGAGTCACTGACGCACTTCAAGTTTGGGGTGCTAATGGCCGGAAGGGCGCCTCTGATCATGCTTGATCATCGTCTTCAGGAGACGCCTCATATTGTTGACGCAGCACTTCTAAGCTCCGAGTTTACTAACTGGCCCGAGACCAATGAGGGCGACCATGTGTTGAGCATTCCGACTCTGCATGTCCATGGCCTACGAGACCCAGGAACAGAACAGCATCAGGTCTTGATGAACAAGTACTGCCAGACTGGTACGACAAGATTGGTTGAGTGGGATGGTGGTCACCGAATACCCATCAAGACGCATGATGTGGAAGCTGTGGTTGAAAAGATCTTGGAGCTTGTAAAAGAGACACAAGTAACCGATGAGCTGCCCAATTGACGTCTCGACAACTTCGGCAGGGAATTTCTGTTTTCTTACATGGTTATAATGGTCGAGTTGATCCCACAGGTACACAAAGAGGCGTTAGGAAATCCTACAAAGACCAAGAATTACAGAACAGCGAAATACCAGTCACGCCTTTCAATTAGGAGGCCTTTTTATACGTCTTATATAGAGGATATTTGATGAGAAACCCAACACTGGCGACGAGACGTCCCAATGAGCTTAGATGGAGGAAGAGTCACTACCGCCCAGACACCTCAGCAGCATCATACCCAAATCCGTCAGCACAACCCAACTGATAATTCTAGAGAGTCGGAACTCATTTGCACATCCAGTCTGCGTTTCAAAACTTCTAATTAAAGATTACGCTAGTTTTAGCCAGTGTCCTCAGTGCGATTCCATTCCATTCCGTTTCCTCTATCCCCATATCTAATAGCCTTGTCCTACTACCCCCTTCCTAATTTATAATTCCTTTTTCATTTATTTGGTAGGTCGTCGGAAAGGATGAGCCCCTGTGGTCAACACATACTCATCCAGGCTCACCAAATCAGGAGGCGAAAATATGAGGTAAAAGTACTTGAGCGTCTCGCTAAGCCAGAAACTCTGTACATCCGTCAGTATCATATCCATCACTCGAAAAACAGTTTTACTTACCTCCATCGAGTCAGTCTGCTTCGTCTCGACAGAAATGATATCCTCAACGGCAGCATTCCCATGCTCCGTCGTTGTAAACCGCTTGATAGCCTCAAACATCTCCCACGCCATATCCTGCCACTTGGAGTCCCCTGTAAGTCTGTACATGATGAAAATACTCTCCACAGCCTCGGGACGCAGCAGGTACCGAGGATCGCGGACGTGGCGGAAACCAGGGGGGATGGGCTCTCCCTCGGGTGCCCAGGCCTCTTCGTCGTAGTCGCAGGGTTCGAGGGTGGGACACTCTTCGAGGCGGAAGATTTCAGGCATTATTCCTGTTGCAAAGGATTTGAAGGCCCAGTGGCATCCGAGGGCGAGTTTCTCGCCGAGCTTGACGTGCTCTTCGTTGTCGAGGAGCTTACCACCTAGCGCAAACATACCTCCCGCGAAGCAGGTAAGGTGTTGAGTCTCGGGGATAAACTCAGCCTTTCCTTCCACATGAATCTCGCCCACCAACAAGACATCGTCCTGGTTCGGCACCTTGGGTCGATACAGCAACCTGTCGGCCACAACTTTCGTAGCCATGCGGTACATCCTCTCATAGTTCCGATCAAGTCCACCAAGCAGGGCATGCATCTTGATGAGGTACTCATACATGGAGTCGGCCAGCGCTCCGAGCGTAAAAGTGTTATCCTCGGCGACCTGGTGCTCAAAGTCGAGGTAGATGGGCCACATGCCGGGCAGCTTGGTCGAGTTCTGCACCCTGCTGAGGAACTGGGTGACTCGGTCGGTTGCATCGTAAAACTTGGAGTTCCCAGTGAGCTGCGACAGGCGAGTAAATTCCATAGCCAAGGACGCCGGTGCGGCAGAAGGATCGTGGTTTCCAGCGATTTGGGTGCCGTTCTCAGCTTCGTCAAAGTCAAGCCAGAGAGTAGGAATGCGGTTCGGCGTATCAAATGCGACGTAAAGCATCTCCCCAAGCTCAGTAGCCTTCTTCAACAGGGCTTCCTGACCACTCAACTCATACGCTCCGAGCAAACCTCCGAGATGACGGGTGGTCAACTTGAAAACGTCAATGGCTCCGTCACGCCTCTCACCCCAGTTGAGAGTAGCAGCAGCATTGGCAGCCTCTTGAAACTCCTCACGAAGATCCATGATCCAGAGGGTATCCAACGAATCAACCAAGGTGGCAGCCCATCCGCCAAAGCTATCCTTCCACTGCGCCGACACCGGCATGAGCTCGTCTCTCATCCACGCATGTTGTCTATACGCGGACCAGCCTCGCAAAAACTCATCCCGAACAGcatccctcctcttctcagCATCCTTATTGAAACTAAACTTGGAGTTTTCGGCCTGCACCTTTGGTAGCGTCTGGGCGGCACCCTGAGGAAGAGGCTTGACAGCGACGGGAGGAtgctgcagctgcagcgAGGACCAGTCAACAGTGCTGGCGACGAACTCGGTCGGGGTCTGTACGGGAGGCGGAGagggacgaggaggaagagatggagggcTCACGGGGGTGAACTGAGGACCCGAGGCCAAAAGGAGATGTAGGAACAAGAGGGATCCTACGACGGCGGCTATGGAGAGAGCGCGCAACGGTATAGCCCGTAGTGTCGACGGTCGAAACATTATAGTTAGTAAAAAACCCCCCAAACAAAGTAAAATGAGCGAAAGAATGGATAAAGGGAAGAAtgaagaaagagaagctCGTAAAGATCCCTTCCAGAATTTgatccctctctctcttcccctTGTTCCCCATATAACATCCGACAGCCCCGTTTCAGGTCATAGAAAATATACAGTGCACAGCACATGCGATCGAAGCCAAAAATAGTACCTAGTCTTATACGATATCGACAGCCAACAGCGGGCGAATGGCAAGGGCTGTGGTGGAAACGGTGATGGCTGATAATATGGGGATTACCTTTCGACTGCGGGTCCAGGGCCTGAGAGTCGCAATGGGACAACGCGTGTCTGTGCGTGGCCAGGAGGGAAAGGGGCGTTGTATGGTGAGTTTGTACCTATACAAGTACACTGTAACTTGTCACTGCAAGTTATTGATGGTTCAACGTACCTaagcaagaagagaagacgCTCATCTTAGCTGTTGGCTTGTTGGCTGTTAGCCGTCCGAGCGCCTTCATCTTGCAACACACTGCGCTCTTCTCGCCCAGACACCCACGGACCTGGATATTCAGGGCCCATCCCTGACAAATCCCGGGACTTCCGATCATGTAATGCTTCTTTTTAAGgggtaaaaaagaaaagcgAAGCGGACAAGAGATGCCGCGGAAGAACTACCGAGCCGCTCCTCGTATACGCGGAAGCCTCGGCGGTCGCTTCATGGATGTTATTGACCCATACCAAGACTTTCGATGTTGGACCCTTTTTGCTGGAAATCTTGgcggtttttatttatacgaCGCATGCTTTATATATGGGCAGATCTCGTTCCAAGACGATCATCTCGTTCTTGGACCAACGACTTTACTCGCTTGTCGCGCGTCGATTCAAGTGGTCCGCGATAACCGCCCGCATCACATCTCCTGAGCCGATGTTGTTCTTTCCAGGATGTTTTAATCAGAGGCCTCCTCCGCCATTCCGGGGTTCTTGACTAGACTTGGGGCTAGATTTAAGCATCTTTGCGCCATATGATCATTAATCCACCAGTAATTTCTGAACCCATCGTGAAGTGCAGCCGCAACTGATTAATAAGGTCCCTCGCTTGTCGCTAATCTTTCAGATGACCCAAAAGAGACGCcaaaaaggagaagggaTAGGAGCATGCTTGTCCTACCAGTAGCATCGAGCCATCACAGTGCTTCAGGGCATGCTTTGGCCCATTCCACTGTCAAAAGCATGTCTGTGGTCAGAGCTGTTTCTCGTGACCATTTATCATGATCCAGAGTCAACCATTTCTCCTTGAACTTCTAGAGATGGCAGATCCACCATGCAAGGGCACTGCCATCACCTCTAAATGCAACCCTAGTCTTTCAACAGCCATGTTCCCTTTTGTAGGCTGTCTCGTGACACATGGCCGGATTTGGAAGGTCAAGTTCATTGGTTACACCCATCCAGCAAGCATGCTTTGACGTCGCCCTGATTCAAGCTGCCCGACTTGGAAAGATGCCACCATAAAACAATTTAACATGCACTACAACCAACCCTTTTTCTACCCATACAAAGAACCTCCAGATTTCATCAAATATACCCCATCTAACCTAGATACCCGGTCGAGAGTGGCAAGCTTCTTTGTCTCTCGACTCCAAAATAGTAACTCAAGGCCAATGCAGACGTTGCATCAAGACGCTTTCTTTGCAGGAGCATACAAACAGCTCGAGTCTGTGTCAAATGCTTCATTTGGGTTGTTCTCAAAGACATGAGATGTTCAGAGTCAAGTTCCCGAGATGTATATCAATGAATATCCAACTCGAATGTTGCGAGTTTTGATCATAGCAAGTTTATTCCCAACTACAATCAATCATTAACCATGTATTTCGCATTCCTTCCACTCCTTCTCACCGCTCTAGGCGCCCTCGCCATTCCCATCACACTCCGTGATACCAACTCT
This region includes:
- a CDS encoding Alpha-1,2-Mannosidase; protein product: MFRPSTLRAIPLRALSIAAVVGSLLFLHLLLASGPQFTPVSPPSLPPRPSPPPVQTPTEFVASTVDWSSLQLQHPPVAVKPLPQGAAQTLPKVQAENSKFSFNKDAEKRRDAVRDEFLRGWSAYRQHAWMRDELMPVSAQWKDSFGGWAATLVDSLDTLWIMDLREEFQEAANAAATLNWGERRDGAIDVFKLTTRHLGGLLGAYELSGQEALLKKATELGEMLYVAFDTPNRIPTLWLDFDEAENGTQIAGNHDPSAAPASLAMEFTRLSQLTGNSKFYDATDRVTQFLSRVQNSTKLPGMWPIYLDFEHQVAEDNTFTLGALADSMYEYLIKMHALLGGLDRNYERMYRMATKVVADRLLYRPKVPNQDDVLLVGEIHVEGKAEFIPETQHLTCFAGGMFALGGKLLDNEEHVKLGEKLALGCHWAFKSFATGIMPEIFRLEECPTLEPCDYDEEAWAPEGEPIPPGFRHVRDPRYLLRPEAVESIFIMYRLTGDSKWQDMAWEMFEAIKRFTTTEHGNAAVEDIISVETKQTDSMESFWLSETLKYFYLIFSPPDLVSLDEYVLTTGAHPFRRPTK
- a CDS encoding Ysc84 domain-containing protein translates to MSNPEKAPQNQPSGEQYGSGLLPLADEQQQFPPPPPGPPPHTESAAPPAYEQGGAELPKDEKPKIVPEGQQTEGSRSEPSQQPYFPPPPVAADQQQQQFPPPPQAAGGEQQQYFPPPPPGPPPAQQQQGSAPHPNPLDANPTNPQTAQQNYNIPQYNPAQPVFAPPPTNEPTHQHQEAPIPEHEVGAGNTSTFVPPEEHHKKHGWSERFSQLGIKAAAPINSLAHKLGSQSFLPETLDKECDKAASILKSFCKNGVYADPGASPVPTSTDPKATETNDSIIDPTKQKPKSRVIVTIPPKVIAKAVGLAIFTTLRAGFNFSGATGSGILIARLPDGSWGPPSGIQVHSVGAGFLVGLDIYDCVCVINSREALAAFANTRVALGSDLAVVAGPYGAGGAVEFGTAMEGREGRKSKEGKEGEPSTQPPPEPAESNQNLKPEKDKKSHRRSLSASAFKPVFSYVKSRGFYAGVQVDGTVVVERKDANAAFFGERVSVDKIIKGEVPRQGPNGMWPAGARNLLETLKGAEVGSLKVKQSKDGASPTSPTFGAPGADHSAPVASGALGTEAASGSGQPPAYKDDGTSHPGVGDVKYR
- a CDS encoding FSH1 domain-containing protein, with translation MTQTQSRLNAEDTLHLPRVLCLHGGGVNAEVFELQCRAIISRLSTSLRLVFMQAPFISAPHPQIVSVYGDYGPFRRWLRWQPDHPEIEPEAAAGEIRYQCRRAMEDDPGTGEWVGVLGFSQGAKIAASLLWTQQQVTAKFGAAESLTHFKFGVLMAGRAPLIMLDHRLQETPHIVDAALLSSEFTNWPETNEGDHVLSIPTLHVHGLRDPGTEQHQVLMNKYCQTGTTRLVEWDGGHRIPIKTHDVEAVVEKILELVKETQVTDELPN